A portion of the Blastochloris tepida genome contains these proteins:
- a CDS encoding recombinase family protein, producing MATVLYARVSTADQTLDHQRSQAEAAGFHLDHVVADHAISGVSTRLVERPEGRRLFDLLRAGDTLVVRWVDRLGRNYADVCDTIREFMRRGVVVRTVINGLTFDGATKDPMQQAVRDALIAFMAATAQAQAEATREAQRAGIEHARAKGDGYRGRKPSYTRAQMAAVQDMLGQSVGIAAIAKATGLSRQAIYRIKDDPAAAEAALATWGL from the coding sequence ATGGCTACCGTCCTCTATGCCCGCGTCTCCACCGCCGATCAGACCCTCGACCACCAGCGCTCCCAGGCCGAGGCCGCCGGCTTCCACCTCGACCACGTCGTCGCCGATCACGCCATCTCCGGCGTCAGCACCCGGCTGGTGGAGCGGCCGGAAGGGCGCCGGCTGTTCGACCTGCTGCGAGCCGGCGACACGCTGGTCGTCCGTTGGGTCGACCGCCTGGGGCGGAACTACGCCGACGTCTGCGACACCATCCGCGAGTTCATGCGGCGCGGCGTGGTGGTGCGCACCGTCATCAACGGCCTGACCTTCGACGGCGCCACCAAGGACCCGATGCAGCAGGCCGTCAGGGATGCGTTGATCGCGTTCATGGCGGCGACCGCGCAGGCCCAGGCCGAGGCCACCAGGGAGGCACAGCGGGCTGGCATCGAGCACGCCAGGGCCAAGGGTGACGGCTATCGCGGCCGCAAGCCGAGCTACACCCGCGCCCAGATGGCGGCGGTGCAGGACATGCTCGGCCAGTCGGTCGGCATTGCCGCCATCGCCAAGGCCACCGGGCTCAGCCGGCAGGCCATCTACCGCATCAAGGACGACCCGGCGGCGGCCGAGGCGGCGCTGGCCACCTGGGGGCTGTGA
- a CDS encoding DEAD/DEAH box helicase family protein → MLVTARPSDLSQIKSNLLGTTFTVPEFDPTSAPAVTPRGIFVDLDTLTTPAITLTKLRLAAFGSKLSVEHEEAIARLISRFTLQANGEQRGRYAVAMPCGTGKTLALVCWCATLVRSRLPYSVLICASKVDELVAIRRQLKEVGVADDEVGLVHSLGYDRADPTDLRRPTDDNDQRRILLVTHARVKGGGLDASVIRFRGKRRSVVVWDESLIVSAAQSVELASLLPAVDWLLKRDALTGTENEDRARLRDYLERAVAIIEAEQRRLAKSTKPKPRTIHMPLMHEDGRTAFKAALPNIVTVEPIRTFLDMASEPLRLLGVRQGHGGVIRYDLAVPTDLDNVVILDASTPIRTLVDADRTIKADDWFPGRTIKTYGDVTIRWWKRAGGREAMEREFAKPRDQRTVSREIVKAVKSIPTNEAVLVFTHKPHKRQPDIGATLRADLKAAGIDVDAVLPDGFPRFSWATFGRETATSEWVRCRHVFLVGAMYRSDLDLGAALVGQRDDLTAAVSGTEIREAQHSEIAHSVLQAVNRAACRTTLDGKAAPTTAHLILYDREPLDLVASVMPGLRIEDWETETGQEGMKTEAVKLAIVAYLSALPEGADSVTLVALKKVITADLEVNLSNKSWQVARDRACVEAGWQVEGRRLVRN, encoded by the coding sequence GTGCTCGTCACAGCACGCCCGTCCGATCTGTCGCAGATCAAATCCAACCTGCTCGGCACCACCTTCACCGTGCCGGAGTTCGACCCCACGTCAGCGCCAGCCGTCACCCCGCGCGGCATCTTCGTCGACCTCGATACCCTCACCACGCCGGCCATCACGCTGACCAAGCTGCGCCTCGCCGCCTTCGGCTCGAAGCTGTCGGTGGAGCACGAGGAAGCCATCGCCCGGCTCATCAGCCGCTTCACACTCCAGGCCAATGGCGAGCAGCGCGGACGATACGCCGTCGCCATGCCGTGCGGCACCGGCAAGACCCTGGCGCTGGTGTGCTGGTGCGCCACGCTGGTCCGCTCCAGGTTGCCGTACTCGGTGCTGATCTGCGCCAGCAAGGTCGATGAACTCGTCGCCATTCGCCGTCAGCTCAAGGAGGTCGGCGTTGCCGATGACGAGGTCGGCCTCGTCCACTCGCTGGGCTACGACCGCGCCGACCCCACCGACCTCCGCCGGCCGACCGACGACAACGACCAGCGCCGCATCCTCCTTGTCACCCATGCCCGTGTGAAGGGCGGCGGGCTCGATGCCAGCGTCATCCGGTTCCGCGGCAAGCGCCGCTCCGTGGTGGTCTGGGACGAGTCGCTGATCGTGTCGGCGGCGCAGAGCGTCGAGCTTGCGAGCCTGCTGCCGGCGGTCGACTGGCTGCTCAAGCGGGACGCGCTCACCGGCACCGAGAACGAGGACCGCGCCCGGCTCCGCGACTATCTGGAGCGGGCTGTCGCGATCATCGAGGCCGAGCAGCGCCGGTTGGCGAAATCGACGAAGCCGAAGCCGCGAACGATCCACATGCCGCTGATGCACGAGGACGGCCGCACCGCGTTCAAGGCCGCGCTGCCGAACATCGTCACCGTCGAGCCGATCCGCACCTTCCTCGACATGGCGAGCGAGCCGCTGCGCCTGCTTGGTGTTCGCCAGGGCCACGGCGGCGTCATCCGCTACGACCTCGCGGTGCCGACCGACCTCGACAACGTCGTGATCCTCGACGCCTCGACGCCAATCCGGACGCTGGTGGATGCCGACAGGACCATCAAGGCGGACGACTGGTTCCCCGGCCGCACCATCAAGACCTACGGCGACGTCACCATCCGCTGGTGGAAGCGGGCTGGTGGGCGGGAGGCGATGGAGAGGGAGTTCGCCAAGCCGCGGGACCAGCGCACCGTCTCGCGGGAGATCGTCAAGGCCGTGAAGTCCATCCCCACGAACGAGGCCGTGCTCGTCTTCACCCACAAGCCGCACAAGCGACAGCCGGACATCGGCGCCACGCTGAGGGCCGACCTCAAGGCGGCGGGCATCGACGTGGACGCGGTGCTGCCGGACGGCTTCCCGCGGTTCTCGTGGGCCACCTTCGGCCGCGAGACGGCCACCAGCGAGTGGGTCCGGTGCCGACACGTCTTCCTCGTCGGCGCCATGTACCGCAGCGACCTCGACCTCGGGGCCGCCCTCGTCGGCCAGCGGGACGACCTGACGGCGGCGGTGTCGGGGACGGAGATCAGGGAGGCGCAGCACTCCGAGATCGCCCACTCGGTGCTGCAGGCGGTCAACCGGGCGGCATGCCGGACCACGCTCGATGGCAAGGCCGCGCCCACCACCGCCCACCTCATCCTCTACGACCGCGAGCCCCTCGACCTCGTGGCCTCCGTGATGCCGGGCCTCCGCATCGAGGACTGGGAGACGGAGACCGGACAGGAGGGGATGAAGACAGAGGCGGTGAAGCTGGCCATCGTCGCCTACCTGTCGGCCCTGCCCGAGGGCGCCGACAGCGTGACCCTCGTGGCCCTGAAGAAGGTCATCACGGCCGATCTGGAGGTCAACCTCAGCAACAAGTCTTGGCAGGTGGCGCGGGATCGGGCATGCGTCGAGGCCGGGTGGCAAGTCGAGGGACGACGGCTGGTCCGCAATTAA
- a CDS encoding BRO-N domain-containing protein: protein MAADVCRVLGIVHAYKAVAPLPADEKNHHQMMGGGKLAAIISEPGLYRLIMRSDKPVARPFQD, encoded by the coding sequence GTGGCCGCCGACGTGTGCCGGGTGTTGGGGATCGTCCACGCCTACAAGGCCGTGGCACCCCTGCCGGCGGACGAGAAGAACCATCATCAGATGATGGGTGGTGGTAAGCTGGCCGCCATTATCTCCGAGCCCGGCCTCTACCGGCTCATCATGCGCAGCGACAAGCCGGTGGCCCGACCCTTCCAGGACTGA
- a CDS encoding DUF2336 domain-containing protein: MTTRTPNIRGLITLARQEGVDIRPTLVRVITDLYVGEPVHSAAEVERYTELARHMLEAVDEGSRIAVAMKLARYPQAPREILMMLAVDTIAVAEQVLARAHFAEADLLQLADMLDDQRRRIIAKRPDLPASVAEHLVALEYGRSQSAARDPLRPTPRLDAAPELQPDLSQPDPAQPAETAAPLPWLPSPPAAVPAGRRAPLPLANPADYAFAAAELEQAALQKRTDDFIDVLARVFELDRGKAEEIVADPSGQPVAIACRALGMSSDAFSRIMLFLDPTIGRSVALVFQLAEYYGRLSVAEAREVTALWRESRRPGGRHMPATSPDGTGRHSFEPRRGAPSLPAETRTTLRR, encoded by the coding sequence ATGACGACCAGAACGCCCAATATTCGCGGCCTCATCACCCTCGCCCGGCAGGAGGGGGTCGACATTCGCCCAACGCTCGTGCGGGTGATCACCGATCTCTATGTCGGCGAGCCGGTCCACAGCGCGGCCGAGGTGGAGCGCTACACCGAACTGGCGCGCCACATGCTCGAAGCGGTCGACGAGGGCTCGCGAATCGCGGTGGCGATGAAGCTCGCGCGTTATCCGCAGGCGCCGCGCGAGATCCTGATGATGCTCGCCGTCGACACCATCGCGGTGGCCGAGCAGGTGCTGGCACGCGCGCATTTCGCCGAGGCCGATCTTCTCCAGCTCGCCGACATGCTCGACGATCAGCGCCGCCGGATCATCGCCAAGCGGCCGGACCTGCCGGCTTCGGTGGCGGAACACCTCGTCGCGCTGGAATATGGCCGCTCGCAGAGCGCCGCGCGAGACCCGCTCCGCCCCACACCAAGGCTCGACGCCGCCCCCGAACTCCAGCCCGATCTCTCCCAGCCGGATCCGGCCCAGCCCGCGGAGACCGCGGCGCCGCTGCCCTGGCTGCCGAGCCCGCCCGCCGCGGTGCCGGCCGGGCGGCGCGCGCCGCTGCCGCTGGCCAACCCGGCGGACTATGCGTTCGCCGCGGCCGAGCTGGAGCAGGCGGCGCTGCAGAAGCGCACCGACGACTTCATCGACGTGCTCGCCCGGGTGTTCGAGCTCGATCGCGGCAAGGCGGAGGAGATCGTCGCCGACCCCAGCGGCCAGCCGGTGGCCATCGCCTGCCGGGCGCTCGGCATGTCGAGCGACGCCTTCTCGCGCATCATGCTGTTTCTCGATCCCACGATCGGCCGCTCGGTAGCGCTGGTATTCCAGCTCGCCGAATATTACGGCCGGCTGTCGGTGGCCGAGGCGCGCGAGGTGACGGCGCTGTGGCGCGAATCGCGGCGCCCCGGCGGACGCCACATGCCGGCGACCTCGCCGGACGGCACCGGGCGCCACAGCTTCGAGCCGCGGCGCGGCGCGCCGTCCCTGCCGGCCGAAACCCGCACGACGCTACGGCGGTAA
- a CDS encoding DUF1491 family protein, whose translation MSRLKSAIWVSAYLRRCQIEGAYAVVRRRGSEEAGAVFVEVDRLDGRVALYGPAPQSAFDEAAPDRAFTPLHADDTIAAAEADAILARELRFDSDLWIVTVEDRAGRHFLEPLVPR comes from the coding sequence ATGAGCCGCCTCAAGAGCGCGATCTGGGTTTCGGCCTATCTGCGGCGCTGCCAGATCGAGGGCGCCTATGCCGTGGTGCGCCGCCGCGGCTCGGAGGAGGCCGGCGCCGTCTTCGTCGAGGTCGACCGGCTCGACGGCCGCGTCGCGCTCTATGGCCCGGCGCCGCAAAGCGCGTTCGATGAGGCCGCGCCCGATCGCGCCTTCACGCCGCTGCACGCGGACGACACCATCGCCGCCGCCGAGGCGGACGCGATCCTGGCGCGCGAGCTGCGCTTCGATTCCGATCTGTGGATCGTGACGGTGGAGGACCGCGCCGGCCGCCACTTCCTGGAGCCGCTGGTGCCGCGCTGA
- a CDS encoding DUF4268 domain-containing protein, protein MSSRQHAPLVLVSNEDGSRTLPPISVQSNKQAGGYDEAWVRDLIFRHPEAIPLQEIDPSYGPLIPVCTELDTRAAGYADALFVNPLGMPTLVECKLWRNPEARREVVGQIIDYARAIRRWTFSDLQREAARARGEQGFDLVEHIRGQGHPDLDEAAFADNVSLNLAKGRVMLLVLGDGIREGVEAIADYIQNTAALQFTFGLVEAQVFDLGEGRRIVQPRVLARTLIVNRTVIDLARPDLAVSEDAEESETDLQAPRELDERQRWMKAFWTELLDGLRLDDAEQPLANVRAAANIFFPLAPRSNIWITCYFLESGSRMGVFLASRKNSPLAQEIVRKLAEEREQIEREIGIPMGWPTSAAGKIEPYSFKEFRPLRDDRFRREQLEWFRKAINSYVNAFRPRVANLVREIADNSGAVQS, encoded by the coding sequence ATGTCATCGCGGCAACATGCCCCCCTCGTCCTTGTAAGCAACGAGGACGGTTCCCGGACACTGCCTCCCATCTCCGTTCAGTCCAACAAGCAAGCAGGCGGATACGATGAGGCTTGGGTCCGAGATCTTATTTTTCGCCATCCGGAGGCGATCCCGCTCCAGGAGATCGACCCATCCTATGGTCCGCTGATCCCGGTCTGCACCGAACTGGACACTCGCGCCGCTGGTTACGCTGACGCGCTGTTTGTGAACCCGCTCGGCATGCCGACGCTGGTGGAATGCAAGCTTTGGCGGAATCCCGAGGCGCGTCGCGAGGTCGTGGGGCAAATCATCGACTATGCCCGCGCAATCCGGCGCTGGACCTTCAGCGACCTGCAGCGTGAGGCGGCACGAGCGAGAGGGGAGCAGGGTTTCGACCTCGTCGAGCACATTCGAGGCCAAGGACACCCCGACCTAGACGAGGCTGCATTCGCGGACAACGTCAGCCTGAACCTCGCCAAAGGGCGAGTCATGCTCCTTGTCCTCGGCGACGGCATCCGCGAAGGCGTCGAGGCGATCGCCGACTACATTCAGAACACAGCTGCGCTTCAGTTCACCTTCGGATTGGTCGAGGCGCAGGTGTTCGATCTAGGAGAGGGGCGGCGGATCGTCCAGCCGCGGGTTCTCGCCAGGACGCTGATCGTGAACCGCACGGTCATCGATCTCGCCCGGCCTGACTTGGCTGTCTCTGAAGATGCAGAGGAGTCGGAAACCGATTTGCAGGCGCCGCGTGAGCTTGACGAACGCCAGCGGTGGATGAAGGCGTTCTGGACGGAACTGTTGGATGGGCTGAGGCTGGACGATGCAGAGCAGCCGCTTGCGAACGTTCGGGCCGCCGCCAACATTTTCTTCCCCCTGGCGCCTCGTTCAAACATTTGGATCACCTGCTATTTCCTCGAATCAGGGAGCCGAATGGGTGTGTTTCTGGCCTCAAGAAAAAACTCGCCTTTAGCGCAAGAGATTGTGCGAAAGCTCGCCGAAGAGCGTGAGCAGATTGAGCGTGAGATTGGTATTCCCATGGGATGGCCGACTTCGGCCGCCGGTAAGATAGAGCCGTACAGCTTTAAAGAGTTCAGACCGCTGCGGGACGATCGTTTCAGGCGGGAGCAATTGGAGTGGTTCCGGAAGGCCATCAACTCGTACGTCAATGCCTTTCGGCCGCGTGTCGCCAATCTCGTTCGAGAGATTGCCGATAACTCGGGTGCCGTCCAATCCTGA
- the cpdR gene encoding cell cycle two-component system response regulator CpdR, translated as MSKILLAEDDNDMRRFLVKALMNAGYEVVSFDNGLSAYQRLREEPFELLLTDIVMPEMDGIELARRATELDPDIKVMFITGFAAVALNPDSRAPRDAKVLSKPFHLRDLVNEVQRMLQAA; from the coding sequence ATGTCCAAGATCTTGCTCGCCGAAGACGACAACGACATGCGGCGCTTTCTGGTGAAGGCGCTGATGAATGCCGGCTACGAGGTGGTTTCGTTCGACAATGGCCTTTCGGCCTATCAACGGTTGCGTGAGGAGCCGTTCGAACTGCTTCTGACCGACATTGTGATGCCGGAGATGGACGGCATCGAGCTGGCGCGCCGCGCCACCGAGCTCGATCCCGACATCAAGGTGATGTTCATCACCGGCTTCGCTGCGGTGGCGCTGAATCCCGATTCGCGGGCGCCGCGCGACGCCAAGGTGCTGTCGAAGCCGTTCCACCTGCGCGACCTCGTCAACGAGGTTCAGCGCATGTTGCAGGCCGCGTAA
- a CDS encoding DUF262 domain-containing protein encodes MEEKQSFIDSIIRGFPVPIILLAEPIGRQDGTLEIIDGMQRMNAITSFIGNEFAVDGGYFDLNTFATTKDLLDRNVIEQKTPILQRERCLAVASYPVPLSIYEAAHGESVEEVFRRINSGGRKLSRQELRAAGATDAFAECVRQISARVRGDTSNSDLLPLSEMSKISITNRDLDYGISADGVFWVANGILTKEQLRQSRDEELVADLVAYMISDEPVASRTELFDDYYGASFPMTSSSKARFDAIDQAIRKRSPELVDFDYQRVQDALALLLGQAKTTFSGLIFPSGNGGNPVPRYFQAVFLALHDLIVKKSMVVSNSAGLIARLTDCGRNIDIQDGGRWGAENRSKTVDSVVGWIQGFFEEDKNPDPAKVHWVTKFQNLLTNSLTEQAAYDFKQGFYTLKQSPTFDEGSFDKIMETCAAIANIGKGHKGYVLVGVAENAQTAARVQEIFGIKPLSFGGFYVTGVDHEAKYANKTLDHMFQDITNRVGRSALSEPLKSYVNSHLKCVQYYDKTIFVFEILGQNQPSHWNGKWPERQGNQVNDVPPERLGALFERFK; translated from the coding sequence ATGGAGGAGAAGCAGAGCTTTATCGACTCCATAATTAGAGGGTTTCCCGTCCCTATAATTTTGCTCGCCGAGCCTATAGGACGGCAGGACGGCACGCTCGAGATCATTGATGGGATGCAACGCATGAACGCCATCACATCGTTCATCGGGAACGAATTCGCGGTTGATGGCGGTTACTTCGATCTGAACACTTTCGCTACGACGAAGGATTTACTTGATCGCAATGTGATCGAGCAAAAGACACCGATCCTCCAACGGGAACGATGCCTTGCGGTCGCATCCTACCCGGTTCCGCTGTCAATCTACGAGGCAGCGCATGGCGAGTCGGTCGAGGAGGTCTTCCGGCGCATCAACTCCGGCGGTCGCAAACTCTCTCGGCAGGAGCTTCGGGCAGCAGGTGCGACCGATGCGTTCGCAGAGTGCGTCCGGCAGATTTCTGCGCGAGTGCGCGGCGATACCTCGAACTCCGACCTGCTTCCTCTCAGTGAGATGAGCAAGATCAGCATCACGAACAGGGACCTTGACTACGGGATCAGCGCAGACGGCGTCTTCTGGGTCGCCAACGGAATCCTGACGAAGGAACAACTGCGTCAGAGCCGCGACGAGGAATTGGTCGCCGATCTCGTTGCTTACATGATCTCGGACGAACCCGTGGCCTCACGCACGGAACTCTTTGATGACTACTACGGCGCATCATTTCCGATGACGAGCAGTAGCAAGGCGCGGTTTGACGCAATCGATCAGGCCATTAGAAAGCGAAGCCCGGAACTCGTCGACTTTGACTATCAACGTGTGCAGGATGCCCTGGCCCTGCTGCTAGGACAGGCCAAGACGACATTTTCCGGATTGATCTTTCCCTCCGGAAATGGCGGCAACCCGGTACCCCGCTATTTTCAGGCCGTCTTCCTCGCTCTTCACGACTTGATCGTCAAGAAGAGCATGGTGGTGTCAAACAGCGCGGGCCTCATCGCGCGGTTGACGGATTGCGGGAGGAATATAGACATTCAAGACGGCGGCAGATGGGGCGCGGAGAACCGCAGCAAGACTGTCGATTCAGTAGTCGGCTGGATCCAGGGCTTCTTCGAAGAAGACAAGAACCCGGATCCGGCAAAGGTCCATTGGGTCACCAAGTTCCAGAATCTGCTAACTAACTCGCTGACTGAACAAGCAGCCTACGATTTTAAGCAGGGCTTTTATACTCTCAAGCAGTCCCCGACCTTCGATGAAGGCTCATTCGACAAGATCATGGAAACCTGCGCTGCCATCGCTAATATTGGCAAGGGCCACAAGGGCTACGTGCTCGTCGGCGTTGCTGAGAATGCACAGACTGCGGCGAGAGTGCAGGAAATTTTCGGTATCAAGCCGCTGTCGTTCGGTGGATTTTACGTGACCGGAGTGGATCACGAGGCGAAATATGCTAATAAGACTCTTGATCATATGTTTCAGGACATAACTAATCGTGTAGGACGCTCCGCACTCTCGGAGCCGCTAAAGTCTTACGTGAACTCTCACCTAAAGTGCGTTCAGTACTACGATAAGACGATCTTTGTTTTCGAGATACTCGGTCAAAACCAACCCTCCCATTGGAATGGGAAATGGCCAGAGCGGCAGGGCAATCAGGTTAATGATGTTCCTCCGGAGCGCCTGGGCGCGCTGTTCGAACGCTTTAAGTGA
- a CDS encoding BRO-N domain-containing protein has protein sequence MLSRKDLPENFSGLQKRLARPLTFDFNALIDGLNVTHKVRVVSIDGKPWFVAGDVRRVLGIAQAGSNFAFLAEDERRQMPRGISSGKGMTQALLLSESGLYKFVMRSTKPVAKPFQDWVTREVLPAFARPAATCWPARTARRSARDDGVHAALPLGLT, from the coding sequence ATGCTCTCCCGCAAAGACCTCCCTGAGAATTTCTCAGGGTTACAAAAGCGGTTAGCTCGGCCGCTGACATTCGACTTCAACGCCCTGATCGATGGGCTCAACGTGACCCACAAGGTGCGGGTCGTGAGTATCGACGGCAAGCCGTGGTTCGTGGCCGGCGACGTTCGCCGGGTTCTAGGCATTGCCCAGGCCGGCTCCAACTTCGCGTTCCTGGCTGAGGATGAGCGGCGACAGATGCCGAGAGGAATTTCCTCTGGGAAGGGGATGACTCAAGCACTGCTCCTTTCCGAGAGTGGTCTCTACAAGTTCGTCATGCGCAGCACGAAGCCGGTGGCCAAGCCGTTCCAGGACTGGGTGACCCGCGAGGTGCTGCCCGCGTTCGCGAGACCGGCGGCTACATGCTGGCCGGCGAGGACCGCTCGAAGATCCGCGAGGGACGACGGAGTTCATGCCGCCTTACCCCTCGGTCTGACGTAG
- a CDS encoding N-formylglutamate amidohydrolase — MTAIIADIDPPFDLIEPAAPAAPVLFSSPHSGRTYPPDFLASVRLSLATLRRSEDSFVDELFEGARALSMPFLRAHFPRSFIDLNREPYELDPAMFDGRLPPYANTRSLRVVGGLGTIARVVGDAVEIYDRRLPVEAALARIDAYYMPYHRTLRRVLSRLHRRFGIAVLIDCHSMPSSAVCREERPKADVVIGDRYGTSCSPLIVDLVEGTLRALGYTVARNKPYAGGFITEHYGTPAMGLHAIQIEINRALYLDEAQFRPSERFARMRADIDVLVGRLAEMPYRDLVAFPAAAE; from the coding sequence GTGACCGCGATCATCGCCGACATCGACCCGCCTTTCGACCTGATCGAGCCGGCCGCGCCCGCCGCGCCGGTGCTGTTCAGTTCGCCCCACAGCGGGCGCACCTACCCGCCCGATTTCCTCGCCAGCGTCCGGCTGTCGCTCGCCACGCTGCGCCGCTCCGAGGACAGCTTCGTCGACGAATTGTTCGAGGGGGCGCGGGCGCTGTCCATGCCGTTCCTGCGGGCGCATTTTCCGCGCTCCTTCATCGACCTCAACCGCGAGCCCTACGAGCTCGACCCGGCGATGTTCGACGGCCGGCTGCCGCCCTACGCCAATACCCGCTCGCTGCGGGTTGTCGGCGGGCTCGGCACCATCGCCCGCGTGGTCGGCGATGCCGTCGAGATCTATGACCGCCGCCTGCCGGTCGAGGCGGCGCTGGCGCGCATCGACGCCTATTACATGCCCTACCACCGCACGCTGCGCCGGGTGCTCAGCCGCCTGCACCGCCGGTTCGGCATCGCCGTGCTGATCGACTGCCACTCGATGCCGTCGAGCGCGGTGTGCCGCGAGGAGCGGCCGAAGGCCGACGTAGTGATCGGCGACCGCTACGGCACGAGCTGCTCGCCGCTGATCGTCGATCTGGTGGAGGGCACGCTGCGGGCGCTGGGCTACACCGTGGCACGCAACAAGCCCTATGCCGGGGGCTTCATCACCGAGCACTACGGCACCCCGGCCATGGGGCTGCACGCCATTCAGATCGAGATCAACCGGGCGCTCTATCTCGACGAGGCGCAGTTCCGCCCCTCGGAGCGCTTTGCGCGCATGCGCGCCGATATCGACGTGCTGGTGGGACGGCTCGCCGAGATGCCCTACCGCGACCTCGTCGCCTTTCCGGCGGCGGCGGAGTGA
- a CDS encoding tyrosine-type recombinase/integrase — MATIRKRGDKWQVQVRRQGHPLLTRSFNQKADAVAWARQTETKLDKDGLVADPSAIKRLTISDLVKRYLEEVVPRKRGAAVETIILRAFLRTSLADTSLSNATAQGFARYRDERLQKVKASTVRREFAILSHCFETARKEWSLPIPVNPLRAVTLPRNPLPRDRRLNQDDPDKLDVALGKTRVWWLGPLVTLAVETGMRRGELVSMRWCDVDLIARTVYLPMTKNGLPRTVPLTPKAIETLEAIRPMPMRPRETPKTADRVFPVTTNAVRLAWGRLRERAGLSDLHLHDLRHEAVSRFFEYGLTVPEVALISGHRDPRMLSRYTHLKAESVAEKLAGVAG, encoded by the coding sequence ATGGCGACGATCCGCAAGCGCGGCGACAAGTGGCAGGTGCAGGTCCGGAGGCAGGGGCATCCCCTCCTCACCCGCTCCTTCAACCAGAAGGCCGACGCGGTGGCCTGGGCGAGGCAGACCGAAACCAAGCTCGACAAGGACGGGCTGGTGGCCGACCCGTCAGCGATCAAACGGCTCACGATTTCGGACCTCGTGAAGCGGTACCTCGAAGAGGTGGTGCCGAGGAAACGCGGCGCGGCCGTCGAGACCATCATCCTTCGTGCTTTCCTGCGGACCTCTCTGGCCGACACGAGCCTGTCCAACGCGACCGCTCAGGGCTTCGCGCGGTATCGGGACGAGCGGTTGCAGAAGGTCAAGGCCAGCACCGTGCGCCGGGAGTTCGCGATCCTCAGTCATTGCTTCGAGACCGCCCGAAAGGAGTGGTCCCTTCCGATTCCCGTGAACCCGTTGAGGGCCGTGACGTTGCCCAGGAACCCGCTGCCGAGGGACCGGAGGCTGAACCAGGACGACCCCGACAAGCTGGACGTGGCGTTGGGGAAGACGAGGGTGTGGTGGCTCGGCCCGCTGGTCACCCTGGCCGTCGAGACTGGCATGCGCCGGGGCGAACTGGTGTCGATGAGGTGGTGCGACGTGGACCTGATCGCCCGCACCGTCTACCTCCCCATGACCAAGAACGGCCTGCCCAGGACCGTCCCTCTGACCCCCAAGGCCATCGAGACGCTGGAAGCCATACGCCCGATGCCGATGCGGCCGAGGGAGACGCCCAAGACCGCTGACCGGGTGTTCCCCGTCACCACGAATGCCGTCCGGTTGGCGTGGGGCAGATTGCGTGAGCGAGCCGGGTTGTCAGACCTCCACCTCCACGACCTGCGGCATGAAGCCGTGTCCCGGTTCTTCGAATATGGACTCACCGTCCCCGAGGTGGCGCTCATCAGCGGCCACCGCGATCCCCGGATGCTGAGCCGCTACACGCACTTGAAGGCCGAGAGCGTGGCGGAAAAGCTCGCTGGCGTCGCAGGGTGA